The window TCGGGATCATCGGAATGGTCCATTCCTCCGAGCGCAGCCGTCTGCTTCGGCTAGGCGAACAGTTTGAAGCGCGTGTCTCGCATATCCGCGAGGATGGCCGTGTCAATCTGGCCATGACCCACCGCAAGGAAGTGGGACGGGATGTGGATTCCGCAGCATTGCTGGAGTTCCTGCATTCACGCCCGGGCGGGGCGATGCCTTATTCGGATGCTACGCCGCCGGATATTATCAAGCAGCGCTTTGGCATCAGTAAGTCCGCATTCAAACGCGCCATGGGCAAGCTGATGAAGGAAGGTCTCATTACCCAGAAGGAGAACTGGACCTATCTTGCAGGGGCTGAAGAAGAGAAGGGTCCGGAACAGAATCAGGAATAGAAAGCGGTGTACGTTGTGTCTTCCTATGGGAAATTTGCTTATGTATACGACGAGCTGATGGCGGACATGCCGTATCCGGATTGGCTGACCTTTGCGGAAACCGCATGGGGCATGTACGGCAAACCCCGGACCGTGGCTGAGCTTGGCTGCGGTACGGGCAGCATCACCATTCCGCTTGCTGCGGCAGGCTATCACATGACCGGCATCGATTTATCTTCGGACATGCTGTCCGTGGCGCAGCAGAAGATGGAACGGCATCCGCAGGGACGCCGGTTTTTACGTGAGGGCAGCGTGCGCTGGATCAGACAGGACATGAAGGAGTGGGAGCTGCCGGAGCCGGTAGATGCCGTGATCTCTTTCTGTGACTGTCTGAACTATGTGCTCGAAGAGCAGGATATTCAAGCGGTTCTGGCCCGGACATACGCAGGCCTCAAAGACGGGGGGACTTTTCTGTTTGATGTCCATCATCCGAATACACTGCTCCGTTATGAGGAGGAGCAGCCTTTTGTTCTGGATGAGCCTGCCGTGTCCTATATCTGGACTTGTGAGCTGGATGTGCCGCGCCGTGAAATTGAGCATCATCTGTCTATATTCGCCCGTGAAGAGAGTGGCAGCGGCCTCTACCGCCGTTTCGAGGAGACGCATATCCAGCGCGCTTATGATCCGCAGTG of the Paenibacillus pedocola genome contains:
- a CDS encoding class I SAM-dependent DNA methyltransferase, yielding MSSYGKFAYVYDELMADMPYPDWLTFAETAWGMYGKPRTVAELGCGTGSITIPLAAAGYHMTGIDLSSDMLSVAQQKMERHPQGRRFLREGSVRWIRQDMKEWELPEPVDAVISFCDCLNYVLEEQDIQAVLARTYAGLKDGGTFLFDVHHPNTLLRYEEEQPFVLDEPAVSYIWTCELDVPRREIEHHLSIFAREESGSGLYRRFEETHIQRAYDPQWLTDELYKAGFSLVKTYADFEWIPADDSAQRLFYVAVK